The following proteins come from a genomic window of Chionomys nivalis chromosome 9, mChiNiv1.1, whole genome shotgun sequence:
- the Disp2 gene encoding protein dispatched homolog 2 encodes MAPEASPERSCSLHTCPPEDPAGAAVSAPTVSTLQAVDPTSPLTAGHFAFPRAPQDYQEGSSLLGLGDQASLCAHVSNLSTAIDPAQHDGGWKPPSVQRHVVSVRQERTFRMPKSYSQLIAEWPMAVLLLCLAFIFLCTLAGLLGSPPLDFSEPLLGFEPRDTEISRKLEVWKAMQALTGPRNLFSLSPDPEMNSSNLLSTLSPAAWGRAEESVVRTKRMVEPMEDKEEENFFCGPPEKSHAKLVFVSTSGGSLWNLQAIHSMCRIEQEQIRSHISFGALCQRSAANECCPSWSLGNYLAVLSNRSSCQDTTQADADRTLALLRFCATFYHRGVLVPACMGSGQNKPPFCAQVPTKCTRSSAVYQLLHFLLDRDFLSPQTADYQVPSLKFGLLFLPIIKTSSLLDIYLDGLADPVKVSDNYTSISGMDLGLKPRLLKYYLAEDTMYPLLALVVIFFGMSLYLRSLFITFMSLLGVLGSLMVAFFLYHVAFRMAYFPFVNLASLLLLSGVCVNYTLIFFDLWRLSRGQVPSGGLAHRVGRTMHHFGYLLLVSGLTTSTAFYGSYLSRLPTVRCFALFMGTAVLVHMGLTLLWLPATVVLQERYLARGCVSQAQGQRGGSGPLRLLLALHRRIRILRRIISILSRLLFQRLLPCGVIKFRYIWICWFAALAAGGAYIGGVSPRLQLPILLPLGGQVFRSSHPFERFDAEYRQQFLFEDLPPNEGGNLPVVLVWGVLPVDTSDPLDPRSNSSVVSDPDFAPSSPEAQEWLLALCHGARNQSFFGDQPEGWPTLCLVETLRQWMESPSCGRLSPDLCCGQSEFPWAPQLYLHCLKMMALEQSPDGTRDLGLRFDAHGNLAALVLKFQTNLPYSTEYGPVHHFYTEVSLWLSTELAKAPPGLNQGWFTSTLELYSLQHSLSTEPAVVLGLALALAFATLLLGTWNVPLSLFSVAAVAGTVLLTVGLLVLLEWQLNTAESLFLSASVGLSVDLTVNYCISYHLCPHPDRLSRVAFSLRQTSRAAAMGTGALFASGALMLPSTILLYRKLGIIVMMVKFVGCGFASFFFQSLCCFFGPEKNCGQILWPCAHLPWDAGTEEPDEKGRTGPPGFSEHYELQPLARRRSPSFDTSTATSKLSHRPSILSEDLQLHDDSCCHGPTPVPPSPRDLLLDHQTVFSQCPALQTSSPYKQAGPNPQTWIRQDSQGQKAEPLQALPEGPAHCPNPKVEELPDSSASTLEGLSASDDTYASEPSARVPDSVGTSPEAMNDTGHPVLERGQLNGKRDTLWLALKETIYDPNLPNSHHSSLSWKGRGGPGAISPVVLPNSQPDLPDVWLRRPSTYTSGYSS; translated from the exons ATGGCTCCTGAGGCAAGCCCGGAGAGAAGCTGCTCCCTCCACACCTGTCCCCCTGAAGACCCAGCAGGTGCGGCAGTCTCGGCGCCCACAGTCTCCACCCTCCAGGCTGTAGACCCAACCAGCCCGCTAACAGCCGGACATTTTGCCTTTCCTCGAGCACCTCAAGACTATCAAGAAGGCAGTTCCTTACTAGGGTTGGGCGATCAAGCCTCTCTGTGTGCTCATGTCTCCAACCTCAGCACTGCCATAGACCCCGCACAGCATGACGGGGGCTGGAAGCCGCCTTCTGTGCAGCGCCATGTGGTCAGTGTCAG gCAGGAACGCACTTTCCGGATGCCAAAGAG ttATTCCCAGCTGATTGCCGAGTGGCCAATGGCCGTGCTACTGCTGTGTCTGGCCTTCATCTTCCTCTGTACCCTAGCTGGGCTGTTGGGAAGTCCTCCACTTGACTTTTCTGAGCCTTTACTG gGTTTTGAACCTCGAGACACAGAGATCAGCAGAAAGCTGGAAGTCTGGAAAGCGATGCAGGCCCTCACTGGCCCCAggaatctgttttctctttccccagACCCTGAGATGAACAG CTCAAACCTCCTCAGCACCCTGAGCCCTGCAGCCTGGGGCAGGGCTGAGGAGAGTGTGGTCCGGACCAAGAGGATGGTGGAACCCATGGAAGACAAAGAAGAGGAGAACTTCTTTTGTGGTCCTCCTG AGAAGAGCCATGCAAAGCTGGTGTTTGTATCCACCTCTGGAGGAAGCCTGTGGAACCTGCAAGCCATCCACTCCATGTGTCGCATAGAACAGGAGCAG ATCCGCTCTCATATCAGCTTCGGGGCTCTGTGCCAGCGATCGGCAGCCAATGAGTGCTGTCCCAGTTGGTCCCTGGGCAACTATCTGGCTGTGCTGTCCAACCGCTCCTCCTGCCAGGACACTACCCAAGCTGATGCAGACCGCACGCTGGCCCTGCTTCGGTTCTGCGCCACCTTCTACCATCGTGGTGTCCTGGTGCCTGCTTGTATGGGCTCCGGGCAGAACAAGCCCCCGTTTTGTGCCCAAGTTCCCACCAAGTGTACCCGGAGCAGCGCTGTCTACCAACTCCTGCACTTTCTGCTAGACAGAGACTTCCTGAGTCCCCAGACTGCAGACTACCAGGTGCCGTCCCTCAAGTTCGGCTTACTCTTCCTGCCCATTATAAAGACCTCCTCCCTGCTAGATATTTACCTGGATGGCCTAGCTGACCCCGTCAAGGTCTCTGACAACTATACTTCTATCAGTGGCATGGACTTGGGCCTCAAGCCTAGACTGCTGAAGTACTACCTGGCCGAAGATACCATGTACCCCTTGCTGGCTCTGGTTGTCATCTTCTTTGGTATGTCCCTCTACCTGCGTTCACTCTTCATCACGTTCATGTCACTGCTGGGGGTGCTAGGCTCCCTAATGGTGGCCTTCTTTCTTTACCATGTTGCATTCCGCATGGCCTACTTCCCCTTTGTCAATCTagcctccctccttctgcttagTGGCGTCTGTGTCAATTACACTCTCATCTTCTTCGACCTGTGGCGCCTCAGCAGGGGCCAGGTGCCTTCCGGGGGTCTAGCGCATCGTGTGGGCCGCACAATGCACCACTTTGGCTACCTGCTTCTGGTCTCAGGCCTCACCACCAGCACGGCCTTCTACGGCAGCTACCTGAGCCGCCTGCCCACCGTGCGTTGCTTCGCCCTTTTCATGGGCACTGCTGTACTAGTGCACATGGGGCTCACACTACTCTGGCTTCCTGCCACCGTTGTGCTCCAGGAGCGCTACCTGGCACGAGGCTGTGTGTCCCAAGCGCAGGGCCAGAGGGGCGGTAGCGGCCCCTTGCGGCTGTTGCTGGCGTTGCACAGACGGATCCGCATTCTTCGCAGGATTATTTCCATCCTTTCACGACTGCTCTTCCAGCGCCTGTTGCCCTGCGGCGTCATTAAGTTTCGGTACATCTGGATCTGCTGGTTCGCGGCGTTGGCGGCAGGGGGCGCCTACATCGGCGGCGTCAGCCCTCGCCTGCAACTGCCCATTCTTCTACCACTTGGTGGCCAGGTCTTCCGGTCTAGCCACCCCTTTGAGCGCTTTGATGCTGAATACCGCCAGCAGTTCCTGTTCGAGGATCTGCCTCCAAACGAGGGTGGCAACTTGCCAGTAGTTCTGGTGTGGGGAGTCCTGCCAGTGGACACTAGTGATCCCCTGGACCCTCGCAGCAACAGCTCGGTAGTGAGCGATCCTGACTTCGCACCCAGCAGCCCCGAGGCCCAGGAGTGGCTCCTGGCGCTCTGCCATGGAGCCCGGAATCAGAGCTTCTTTGGAGATCAGCCAGAGGGTTGGCCTACGCTGTGTTTAGTGGAAACCCTCCGGCAGTGGATGGAAAGCCCCAGCTGTGGCCGCCTGAGTCCCGATCTATGCTGTGGCCAGTCAGAATTCCCCTGGGCCCCCCAGCTTTACCTGCACTGCCTCAAGATGATGGCTCTGGAGCAAAGTCCTGATGGCACCCGTGACCTGGGACTCCGCTTCGATGCTCATGGCAACCTGGCCGCTCTGGTTCTGAAGTTCCAGACCAATTTACCATATAGTACAGAGTACGGCCCGGTCCACCACTTCTACACCGAGGTCAGCCTCTGGTTGTCTACAGAGCTGGCCAAGGCACCTCCGGGCCTCAACCAGGGTTGGTTCACCAGCACCCTAGAGCTGTACAGCTTGCAGCATAGCCTAAGCACTGAGCCTGCTGTGGTGCTGGGTCTGGctctggccctggcctttgccacacTGCTCCTGGGCACCTGGAACGTTCCCCTGAGCTTGTTCTctgtggcagctgtggctggCACCGTGCTACTTACTGTGGGCTTGCTGGTTCTACTCGAGTGGCAGCTCAACACTGCCGAGTCCCTTTTTCTCTCGGCCTCCGTGGGCCTCTCTGTAGACTTAACCGTCAACTACTGCATCTCCTATCACTTGTGCCCGCACCCCGACCGCCTGAGCCGCGTGGCCTTCTCCTTGCGCCAGACCAGCCGCGCCGCAGCAATGGGGACCGGTGCGCTGTTTGCCTCCGGTGCGCTCATGCTGCCTTCCACCATTCTGCTTTATCGAAAGCTAGGCATCATCGTCATGATGGTCAAGTTTGTCGGCTGTGGATTCGCCAGCTTCTTCTTCCAGTCCCTGTGCTGTTTCTTCGGGCCAGAGAAGAACTGTGGGCAGATCCTGTGGCCCTGTGCTCACCTGCCATGGGATGCCGGGACTGAGGAGCCTGATGAGAAGGGACGGACAGGGCCACCCGGGTTCTCTGAGCACTATGAGCTGCAGCCCCTTGCACGGCGCCGGAGCCCCAGCTTTGACACCAGCACAGCCACCAGCAAGCTGTCCCACCGGCCTTCCATACTCTCTGAAGACTTGCAGCTGCATGACGACAGCTGCTGCCACGGGCCGACAcccgtccctccctccccaagGGATCTGCTTCTGGACCACCAGACAGTCTTCAGCCAGTGCCCAGCCTTGCAGACTTCTTCTCCTTATAAGCAAGCCGGTCCCAACCCCCAAACCTGGATCAGGCAGGACTCCCAGGGACAGAAAGCTGAGCCCTTGCAGGCCCTGCCAGAAGGCCCTGCCCACTGCCCCAACCCCAAAGTTGAAGAGCTCCCGGACTCTTCAGCCAGCACCCTGGAGGGACTCAGCGCCTCTGATGACACCTACGCCTCGGAGCCCAGTGCCCGTGTGCCAGATTCTGTAGGCACCTCACCGGAAGCCATGAATGACACTGGACACCCGGTACTTGAGCGGGGCCAGCTGAACGGGAAGCGTGACACTCTCTGGCTGGCACTGAAAGAGACCATCTATGACCCAAATCTGCCCAACTCTCACCATTCTAGCTTATCCTGGAAGGGCCGTGGGGGGCCGGGTGCCATCAGCCCGGTGGTGCTTCCCAACAGTCAGCCAGATCTTCCCGATGTTTGGCTCCGTAGGCCTAGCACCTACACCTCTGGCTACAGCAGCTAG